The Verrucomicrobiales bacterium genome includes a window with the following:
- a CDS encoding PEP-CTERM sorting domain-containing protein (PEP-CTERM proteins occur, often in large numbers, in the proteomes of bacteria that also encode an exosortase, a predicted intramembrane cysteine proteinase. The presence of a PEP-CTERM domain at a protein's C-terminus predicts cleavage within the sorting domain, followed by covalent anchoring to some some component of the (usually Gram-negative) cell surface. Many PEP-CTERM proteins exhibit an unusual sequence composition that includes large numbers of potential glycosylation sites. Expression of one such protein has been shown restore the ability of a bacterium to form floc, a type of biofilm.): MAPFFALFATAGPFFHYDPSKGNLLLDVTGLYVDSFLDGVSGDQPLSVWQRFGEKEGRLVNKGLVTGFNFVVPEPSGVGLLGLGAGLAVLAGLASSSKQKDSDVTS; the protein is encoded by the coding sequence GTGGCACCGTTTTTCGCGTTGTTCGCCACGGCTGGTCCCTTCTTTCACTACGACCCTTCCAAGGGCAACCTTTTGTTGGATGTCACTGGCCTATATGTAGACTCTTTTCTCGATGGGGTGAGCGGTGACCAACCGCTTAGTGTGTGGCAGCGATTTGGAGAAAAGGAAGGCCGACTTGTCAACAAGGGCCTGGTCACTGGATTTAACTTCGTGGTCCCTGAGCCTTCAGGCGTCGGACTCCTCGGTCTGGGTGCCGGGTTGGCAGTTTTGGCTGGATTGGCCTCCTCAAGCAAACAAAAGGATTCGGATGTCACTTCGTGA